A region from the Vicia villosa cultivar HV-30 ecotype Madison, WI linkage group LG3, Vvil1.0, whole genome shotgun sequence genome encodes:
- the LOC131659027 gene encoding uncharacterized protein LOC131659027: MKKFLLERGLRPCSDFAKAVGIETPVTLDEFFLKAQAYIQYEEKEAAHVVRNSRNKESGKNARQDESRRGTDKKKEDKTRDPRDSKAPAGKFREYTPLNASRERILNECANAEFQTGKVRFPKSLPARPNMDKSKFCRFHKGHGHNTEDCIHLKDAIEILIREGHLKQYAKKQEAAKEAKPVTEEKPAEDTPAMQVAMSVTRPEDFYLPDWANASTAYSSHSTWERFPSAMVISGGGFSKLTVASVKHNFNELISASTSMASISDHAKGSPSSISFYKEELPRGAPNATIPLLIRARMANFDVRRILVDQGSSVDIMYSQLFKTLQLNNSHLTPYVGSDLQGFNGIVTKPWGFVELIVSIGSAETARAVKVQFLVIDCPSKYQCILGRPTLAELIVVPSTVHLKLKYYTTKGQIATLHGDIEAARRCFEASAKGLSAIKTPSQEKTATSAAPETNKSMPCIDNVDFDSRFLGDPEPSINSGTSEGILRPIPDGEFELVALGEDPTRGVKIG, from the coding sequence atgaagaagttcttgCTCGAGCGCGGTCTCCGCCCATGCTCAGACTTTGCTAAAGCCGTCGGAATTGAAACTCCGGTCACTCTTGACGAATTCTTCCTCAAAGCCCAAGCCTACATACAGTATGAGGAGAAAGAAGCAGCCCACGTCGTCCGCAATTCCAGGAACAAAGAGAGCGGTAAAAATGCACGCCAAGATGAGTCTCGCCGAGGAACTGACAAAAAGAAGGAGGATAAAACTCGGGACCCCAGGGACTCCAAAGCCCCTGCGGGGAAATTCCGAGAGTACACCCCGCTGAACGCTTCAAGGGAGCGCATCTTGAACGAATGCGCAAACGCCGAGTTTCAGACGGGCAAGGTCCGGTTCCCTAAGAGCTTGCCCGCCCGGCCAAACATGGATAAATCGAAATTCTGCCGTTTCCACAAAGGCCACGGGCATAACACTGAGGATTGCATCCACCTTAAGGATGCCATAGAGATATTAATCAGAGAGGGACATCTAAAGCAATATGCAAAGAAACAGGAGGCCGCTAAAGAAGCCAAGCCAGTCACCGAGGAAAAGCCGGCGGAGGATACACCcgccatgcaagtggccatgagCGTTACCAGGCCGGAAGATTTTTACCTCCCTGACTGGGCCAACGCATCAACCGCTTATTCCTCCCATAGCACATGGGAAAGGTTCCCGTCTGCAATGGTTATATCGGGCGGGGGGTTCAGCAAATTGACCGTCGCATCCGTGAAACACAATTTCAACGAGCTAATCTCGGCCAGTACGAGCATGGCCTCGATCTCCGACCATGCCAAAGGCAGTCCCTCCTCAATATCTTTCTATAAAGAAGAGTTGCCCAGAGGAGCACCTAATGCAACCATCCCGCTCCTCATCCGAGCACGGATGGCTAATTTTGATGTACGACGCATATTAGTCGACCAGGGAAGTTCggtggacatcatgtactcccaattATTCAAGACGTTGCAGCTGAACAACAGTCACCTTACCCCATACGTAGGATCAGACCTACAAGGATTCAATGGCATAGTAACCAAGCCGTGGGGATTCGTGGAACTCATAGTTTCGATCGGGTCAGCAGAGACCGCCAGGGCAGTGAAAGTCCAATTTCTGGTCATCGACTGCCCATCAAAATACCAATGCATCCTcggacgccccactctggccgaaTTAATAGTGGTTCCCTCAACCGTACACCTCAAGCTCAAATACTATACAACCAAAGGACAAATAGCGACACTCCACGGTGACATCGAAGCAGCCAGAAGGTGTTTCGAAGCCTCCGCCAAGGGCCTGAGCGCGATAAAAACACCGTCCCAAGAAAAGACAGCAACTAGCGCTGCTCCAGAAACCAACAAGTCTATGCCCTGCATCGACAATGTCGACTTCGATAGTCGTTTTCTGGGAGATCCCGAGCCGAGCATCAACTCAGGCACATCAGAAGGGATCCTTCGGCCAATTCCGGACGGAGAATTTGAGCTCGTAGCCCTCGGAGAAGATCCGACCAGGGGAGTCAAGATCGGATAA